The Methanosphaera stadtmanae DSM 3091 genome includes a window with the following:
- the rnp1 gene encoding ribonuclease P protein component 1 translates to MITPQNVFRHEFIGLNVEVINSKHEKFIGIKGIIIDETRNTIRVDTGKNEKLIPKSDVVFLFTLPQGEKVSIDGKVITARPEDRIKKKFTKIR, encoded by the coding sequence ATGATAACTCCACAAAATGTATTCAGACATGAATTTATAGGTTTAAATGTTGAGGTTATCAACAGTAAACATGAGAAATTCATTGGAATAAAAGGGATAATTATTGATGAAACGCGTAATACTATCAGAGTAGATACGGGTAAAAATGAGAAACTAATACCTAAGAGTGATGTAGTATTTTTATTTACACTACCTCAAGGTGAAAAAGTTTCTATCGATGGAAAAGTTATTACAGCCCGCCCTGAAGACCGGATAAAAAAGAAATTTACAAAAATTAGGTGA
- a CDS encoding 30S ribosomal protein S19, which yields MARKIFKFRGYTLEELQEMSLDEVIELLPSRQRRSLKRGFLPRQEKVLDKMEKVKDMKNDSGRPIVIKTHCRDMIVLPNMVGYTFGIYNGQEFVEVTIQPEMIGCYFGEFAQTRGRVQHGDPGMGATRSSMFVPLK from the coding sequence TTGGCTCGTAAGATTTTTAAATTCAGAGGATATACTCTTGAAGAGCTTCAAGAAATGTCACTTGATGAAGTTATAGAATTATTACCATCAAGACAAAGAAGATCTCTTAAAAGAGGATTTTTACCAAGACAAGAAAAAGTTCTTGATAAAATGGAAAAAGTTAAAGATATGAAAAATGATAGTGGAAGACCAATAGTTATTAAAACACATTGTCGTGATATGATTGTACTTCCAAATATGGTAGGATACACTTTTGGTATCTACAATGGACAAGAATTTGTTGAAGTAACAATACAACCTGAAATGATTGGATGTTACTTTGGAGAATTTGCACAAACACGTGGAAGAGTACAACACGGAGACCCTGGTATGGGTGCTACAAGATCATCAATGTTTGTACCACTTAAATAG
- a CDS encoding 50S ribosomal protein L23: MDPYSVIIKPQLSEKTMNQIYDENKITFVVRRSANKRVIKEAFQDLYDTKVVGVNTHITPRGNKVATIELEEADAAEDIAVRLGVF; encoded by the coding sequence ATGGATCCATATTCAGTAATAATAAAACCACAATTATCAGAAAAGACAATGAATCAAATTTATGATGAAAATAAAATCACATTTGTGGTTCGTAGATCTGCTAATAAAAGAGTAATTAAAGAAGCTTTCCAAGATTTATACGATACAAAAGTTGTAGGCGTAAATACTCATATCACTCCTAGAGGAAATAAAGTTGCTACAATTGAATTAGAAGAAGCTGATGCAGCAGAAGATATTGCTGTAAGATTAGGTGTATTCTAA
- a CDS encoding 30S ribosomal protein S17, whose translation MVGINVKQPEKECHDPNCPFHGELSVRGQVIEGTVTSDKADRTITVERSFYKYINKFERYEKRNSKIKAHKPDCLDVKVGDSVKIAECRQLSKTKHFVLVEVKEGE comes from the coding sequence ATGGTAGGCATTAATGTTAAGCAACCAGAAAAAGAATGTCATGATCCTAACTGTCCATTTCACGGTGAACTCTCTGTAAGAGGTCAAGTTATAGAAGGAACAGTTACAAGTGATAAGGCAGATCGTACAATTACTGTAGAAAGAAGTTTCTATAAGTATATAAACAAATTTGAAAGATACGAAAAAAGAAATTCTAAAATAAAAGCACATAAACCAGATTGTCTTGATGTTAAAGTTGGAGATTCTGTAAAAATTGCAGAATGTAGACAACTTAGTAAAACTAAACATTTTGTGCTAGTAGAAGTTAAAGAAGGAGAATAG
- the rpl14p gene encoding 50S ribosomal protein L14, producing MKAITSNVSKSLPIGARLKCIDNTGAREVEIISVKGFKGVRRRLASAGVGDMVVISVKKGTADMRREVTTAVVVRQKKEYRRADGLRVKFEDNAAVIITEDGVLKGSEIRGPIAKEAADLWPAIGSAASIIV from the coding sequence ATGAAAGCAATTACATCCAACGTCTCCAAATCACTTCCAATCGGTGCTAGACTTAAATGTATAGACAATACAGGAGCACGTGAAGTAGAAATTATTTCAGTAAAAGGATTTAAAGGAGTAAGAAGAAGACTTGCTTCAGCTGGAGTAGGTGACATGGTAGTTATTTCTGTTAAAAAAGGAACAGCTGACATGAGAAGAGAAGTTACAACAGCAGTAGTTGTTCGTCAGAAAAAAGAATACAGACGAGCAGATGGTCTAAGAGTTAAATTTGAAGACAATGCAGCAGTAATTATTACCGAAGATGGTGTTCTTAAAGGTTCAGAAATCAGAGGTCCAATAGCAAAAGAAGCTGCAGATCTTTGGCCAGCAATAGGTAGTGCTGCAAGTATAATAGTATAG
- the rpl3p gene encoding 50S ribosomal protein L3, whose amino-acid sequence MTRHHQPRKGSVAFSPRKRVARETPRVSTWPELDEAGLLAFAGYKVGMTHVTALDSRKGSPTENMELSVPVTILEAPPLVVLGIRAYTKTTYGLKTLTDVIANDNLDDELSRKISVPKFDDIEAKIEELRNKIDDIDEIRVLIHTKPKLTSVPKKKPEVLEFGLGGKSVEDKLEYAISILGKEITPQDVFQEGEYTDAIATTKGKGVQGPVKRFGVRIQYGKAARSGIERHVGSIGPWTPNRTMWTVAMQGQMGYHKRTEYNKKLLKIGDESEVDLINPDGGFVKYGFVKNNYILVKGSLPGPSKRLVVLRKGVRNASKQVTAPEISYISTTSKQGV is encoded by the coding sequence ATGACTAGACATCACCAACCAAGAAAAGGATCGGTTGCATTCAGTCCTCGTAAAAGAGTGGCTAGAGAAACACCTCGTGTAAGTACCTGGCCAGAACTCGATGAGGCTGGGCTTCTCGCATTCGCAGGATACAAGGTGGGTATGACCCACGTGACGGCTCTGGATTCTAGAAAAGGTTCTCCAACAGAAAACATGGAACTTTCAGTTCCAGTTACAATATTAGAGGCACCACCTTTAGTAGTGTTGGGAATTAGAGCTTACACAAAAACAACTTACGGATTAAAAACTTTAACTGATGTTATCGCAAATGATAATTTAGATGATGAATTATCAAGAAAAATCTCAGTTCCAAAATTCGATGATATAGAAGCAAAAATTGAAGAACTAAGAAATAAAATCGATGACATTGATGAAATAAGAGTTCTAATTCATACAAAACCAAAACTTACCAGTGTGCCTAAGAAAAAACCAGAAGTTCTTGAATTTGGTTTAGGTGGAAAATCTGTAGAAGATAAATTAGAATATGCTATTAGTATATTAGGTAAAGAAATTACACCTCAAGATGTATTCCAAGAAGGAGAATATACAGATGCAATAGCTACCACCAAAGGTAAAGGAGTTCAAGGACCTGTAAAAAGATTCGGTGTAAGAATCCAATATGGTAAAGCAGCACGTAGTGGTATAGAAAGACACGTTGGATCTATAGGACCATGGACACCTAACAGAACAATGTGGACCGTTGCAATGCAAGGTCAAATGGGTTACCATAAAAGAACAGAATATAACAAAAAACTCCTAAAAATAGGAGATGAATCTGAGGTTGACTTAATAAACCCAGATGGTGGATTTGTAAAATATGGATTTGTAAAAAATAATTATATCTTAGTAAAAGGTTCATTACCTGGACCATCAAAAAGATTAGTTGTTTTAAGAAAAGGAGTAAGAAATGCAAGTAAACAAGTAACTGCTCCAGAAATATCTTACATAAGCACAACTTCAAAACAGGGAGTCTAA
- the rpmC gene encoding 50S ribosomal protein L29: protein MVILRSKELRDLSPSDLEVKLTELHAEYDTLVSKGAVAGVDNPGKIKETRRTIARVLTIMNENKQQGE, encoded by the coding sequence ATGGTTATTTTAAGAAGTAAAGAATTAAGGGATTTAAGTCCATCAGACCTTGAAGTAAAACTTACTGAACTTCATGCTGAATATGATACTTTAGTAAGTAAAGGTGCTGTAGCTGGAGTAGACAACCCTGGTAAAATTAAAGAAACTAGAAGAACTATAGCCCGTGTTCTTACTATAATGAATGAAAACAAACAGCAGGGAGAATAA
- a CDS encoding 30S ribosomal protein S3, producing the protein MIEKDFVKEGLKRTRIDEYLETKLERAGYGGMDIQVTPVGTMVIVYAEKPGMVIGRGGKTVRAITKTLKNNFDLENPQVEVKEVDVPELNPRIMAHKVVAMLQRGMQFRRVAYSIIRRIMSAGAQGVEVTISGKIRGSRSACAKFNEGYIKKCGEPSIKYVKEGFATVQLKPGVLGIYVRIMPPEVTLPDNIEISEPEIVDVEEPVAQEVPEVQESEIVEEITGEDILEELSEESEIEEITEEIEDVETLEE; encoded by the coding sequence ATGATTGAAAAAGATTTCGTTAAAGAAGGATTAAAAAGAACACGAATAGATGAATATCTTGAAACCAAACTCGAAAGAGCAGGATATGGTGGAATGGATATTCAAGTAACACCTGTTGGAACCATGGTTATTGTTTATGCTGAAAAACCAGGAATGGTTATTGGTAGAGGTGGAAAAACTGTAAGAGCTATTACAAAAACTCTTAAAAACAACTTTGACCTAGAAAATCCACAAGTGGAAGTTAAAGAAGTAGATGTTCCTGAATTAAACCCAAGAATCATGGCACACAAAGTTGTAGCAATGTTACAAAGAGGAATGCAATTTAGAAGAGTAGCATATTCTATTATTAGAAGAATAATGTCTGCTGGAGCTCAAGGAGTAGAAGTTACTATTTCCGGTAAAATTAGAGGTTCAAGATCAGCTTGTGCAAAATTCAATGAAGGATACATTAAAAAATGTGGAGAACCTTCAATTAAATATGTTAAAGAAGGATTTGCAACTGTTCAATTAAAACCTGGTGTACTTGGAATTTATGTAAGAATCATGCCTCCTGAAGTAACTTTACCTGACAATATAGAAATCAGTGAACCTGAAATTGTTGATGTTGAAGAACCTGTAGCTCAGGAAGTTCCTGAAGTTCAAGAATCTGAAATAGTTGAAGAAATCACTGGTGAAGATATATTAGAAGAACTTTCTGAAGAATCTGAAATAGAAGAGATTACTGAAGAAATAGAAGATGTTGAAACTTTAGAAGAATAA
- a CDS encoding 50S ribosomal protein L22, whose product MAKKNTYSYQPKADEKIAKAAGHSLKISPKHSVEICRTIRNMYLEDAKAFLEDVIAKKTVVPFKRHNKKVGHRSDLKGWPSGRYPVKAAAAILKVLENAEANAENEELDVENLKLVHVCANRGVIIRGWTPRAFGRASPSNTPTTHIQIVLGEA is encoded by the coding sequence ATGGCAAAGAAAAATACTTATTCATACCAACCTAAAGCTGATGAAAAAATAGCAAAAGCAGCAGGTCATAGTCTTAAAATTTCTCCTAAACATTCAGTGGAAATCTGTAGAACTATTCGTAACATGTATTTAGAAGATGCTAAAGCATTCTTAGAAGATGTTATTGCTAAAAAAACAGTTGTACCATTTAAAAGACACAACAAAAAAGTAGGTCACAGAAGTGATTTAAAAGGATGGCCATCTGGTAGATATCCTGTTAAAGCTGCAGCTGCAATCTTAAAAGTTTTAGAAAATGCAGAAGCTAATGCTGAAAACGAAGAATTAGATGTAGAAAACCTTAAATTAGTTCATGTTTGTGCAAACAGAGGAGTAATTATAAGAGGTTGGACTCCAAGAGCATTTGGAAGAGCAAGTCCTTCAAATACACCTACTACACACATTCAAATCGTATTAGGGGAGGCCTAA
- a CDS encoding putative RNA uridine N3 methyltransferase produces the protein MFFNKFSIMEKLSIFVPNSFLAESKDSKIRTYKVGLIGRYAALFRANNIVIYNDNSDGGSRDDALYMKTILEYMDTPQYLRKQVFPITPELKNVGILPPLRTPHHPATDEANVGDFRKGLTTKRVRKGTMVDIGVGRLALCKEKLSVNKVLSFRIEKLGKEILIEPDEPDSVYWGYDVITSDSNLYDSITMMKNKPDLVIGTSKYAPNINSILDEVQTSIQQANHVAILFGGPYSGINSLINERKLDYEVNTVPKQGTETVRTEEAVASTLAILNILLN, from the coding sequence ATGTTTTTTAACAAATTTTCTATTATGGAAAAATTATCAATATTCGTGCCAAATAGCTTTTTGGCCGAATCAAAAGATTCAAAAATAAGAACATATAAAGTTGGATTAATTGGAAGATATGCTGCTCTATTTAGGGCTAATAATATCGTTATTTACAATGATAATTCAGACGGAGGTAGTAGAGATGATGCTCTCTATATGAAAACTATCCTAGAATACATGGATACACCTCAATACTTGAGAAAACAAGTATTTCCGATTACACCGGAGCTGAAAAATGTAGGAATACTTCCACCACTTAGAACACCACATCATCCAGCAACTGATGAAGCTAATGTTGGCGACTTCAGAAAAGGATTAACAACTAAACGTGTCCGTAAAGGTACAATGGTTGATATAGGTGTGGGACGTCTTGCATTATGTAAGGAAAAACTAAGTGTCAATAAAGTACTAAGTTTTCGTATAGAAAAACTAGGTAAAGAAATTTTAATAGAACCTGATGAACCTGATAGTGTTTATTGGGGATATGATGTAATTACTAGTGACAGTAACCTCTATGACAGCATAACCATGATGAAAAATAAACCAGACTTGGTTATTGGAACATCAAAATATGCTCCAAATATTAATTCTATTCTTGATGAGGTTCAAACAAGCATTCAACAAGCTAATCATGTAGCTATTTTATTCGGAGGTCCATACTCTGGAATAAACAGCTTAATAAATGAACGTAAACTCGATTATGAAGTTAATACAGTCCCTAAACAGGGAACTGAAACAGTCAGAACAGAGGAAGCAGTAGCTAGTACATTAGCAATATTGAATATTTTACTTAATTAA
- the yciH gene encoding stress response translation initiation inhibitor YciH, translated as MKICEICGLPKDLCVCEEIAREVQKVKVYTVRRRFGKLMTIVEGIDEHDIDIRELTKTLKSKCACGGTSKKGQIELQGDHKRKVKEVLAGMGFSSDTIEIK; from the coding sequence ATGAAAATCTGTGAAATATGCGGTCTTCCAAAAGATCTATGTGTTTGTGAAGAGATAGCTCGTGAAGTTCAAAAAGTTAAAGTATATACAGTACGTCGTCGTTTTGGAAAACTTATGACTATAGTTGAAGGAATTGATGAACATGATATTGATATACGTGAATTAACTAAAACTCTTAAATCCAAATGTGCCTGTGGAGGTACTTCCAAAAAAGGTCAAATTGAACTTCAAGGAGACCATAAAAGAAAAGTTAAAGAAGTACTTGCAGGAATGGGTTTTTCCTCAGATACTATAGAAATAAAATAG
- a CDS encoding 50S ribosomal protein L2 yields the protein MGKRLIIQRRGRGTPTYRSSSHRFRGKVAYRSYDKLEREGSLTGIVIDIIHDPGRSAPVAVVKFDNGEEKLVLAPESIAIDDEIECGVSASIEPGNTLPLSEIPEGTPVFNIENNPGDGGKFVRSSGTYASLITHDVDKTMIEMPSGELKAFNPRSRATVGVVAGGGRKEKPFLKAGNRYHALKAKGKKMMTVRGVAMNAVDHPHGGGNRQHPGRPTTISRHAPAGRKVGSIAAKRTGKRR from the coding sequence ATGGGAAAACGATTGATTATTCAAAGAAGAGGTCGAGGAACTCCAACATACCGTAGTTCATCACACAGATTCAGAGGAAAAGTAGCATACCGTTCTTATGATAAACTTGAAAGAGAAGGAAGTTTAACAGGTATTGTTATAGATATTATACATGATCCTGGACGTTCAGCACCAGTTGCAGTAGTTAAATTCGATAATGGTGAAGAAAAATTAGTTCTTGCACCAGAAAGTATTGCAATTGATGATGAAATAGAATGTGGTGTATCTGCATCTATTGAACCAGGAAACACATTACCATTAAGTGAAATTCCAGAAGGAACTCCAGTTTTCAACATTGAAAATAACCCTGGAGATGGTGGAAAATTTGTAAGATCATCTGGAACATATGCATCTTTAATTACACATGATGTTGATAAAACAATGATTGAAATGCCATCAGGTGAATTAAAAGCATTCAACCCAAGAAGTAGAGCTACTGTTGGTGTTGTTGCAGGTGGAGGAAGAAAAGAAAAACCATTCCTTAAAGCTGGTAACAGATATCACGCATTAAAAGCTAAAGGTAAGAAAATGATGACTGTTAGAGGTGTTGCAATGAACGCTGTAGATCACCCACACGGTGGAGGTAACAGACAACATCCAGGAAGACCTACTACTATCTCAAGACATGCACCTGCAGGTAGAAAAGTTGGTTCCATAGCAGCTAAACGTACAGGTAAAAGACGATAG
- the rpl4p gene encoding 50S ribosomal protein L4, giving the protein MAKINVYSLKGDITEEIELPEIFEEEYRPDVIKRAVISMQTARIQPWGTDPMAGKRTTAESFGSGRGAAMVPRVKGSSKAAFVPQAIGGRKAHPPRVNTIYHEKINKKERTLAIRSAIAATANKELVEQRGHQVSELEQIPFVIDDEIETVKTTKETREIFKDLGIMDDIVRAKKGRKIKSGKGKLRGRKYRTPKGPLVVVGNDRGISLGARNHAGVDVVEVNNINAELLAPGTHAGRLTIYTKSAIEKLGDLFQKNRS; this is encoded by the coding sequence ATGGCAAAAATTAACGTTTATTCATTAAAAGGCGACATCACCGAGGAAATTGAGCTCCCAGAAATATTTGAAGAAGAATACAGACCAGATGTAATTAAAAGAGCTGTAATTTCTATGCAAACTGCTAGAATTCAACCATGGGGTACAGACCCAATGGCTGGTAAAAGAACAACAGCAGAATCATTTGGTTCCGGTAGAGGAGCAGCAATGGTACCTCGTGTAAAAGGATCCTCAAAAGCAGCATTTGTACCACAAGCAATTGGTGGTAGAAAAGCACATCCTCCACGAGTAAATACAATTTATCATGAAAAAATTAACAAAAAAGAAAGAACCTTAGCAATAAGATCAGCTATTGCAGCAACTGCTAACAAAGAATTAGTAGAACAAAGAGGTCACCAAGTTTCAGAACTTGAACAAATTCCTTTTGTTATAGATGATGAAATTGAAACTGTAAAAACAACAAAAGAAACCAGAGAAATCTTCAAAGATTTAGGTATTATGGATGACATAGTAAGAGCTAAAAAAGGAAGAAAAATTAAATCTGGTAAAGGAAAACTAAGAGGAAGAAAATACAGAACACCTAAAGGTCCTCTAGTAGTTGTTGGTAATGATCGTGGAATAAGTTTAGGAGCAAGAAACCATGCTGGTGTAGATGTTGTTGAAGTAAATAATATTAACGCAGAATTACTTGCACCTGGAACTCATGCAGGAAGATTAACAATTTACACAAAATCTGCTATAGAAAAACTTGGAGATTTATTCCAAAAAAATAGGAGTTAG